The following are from one region of the Cetobacterium somerae genome:
- a CDS encoding ribosome maturation factor RimP: MEETLLKIEKVVIPAIEKREVDLVDLEYLQEGGYLYVRIFIEKPEGDITLEDCGSLSNEIDEAIDALIPHKFFLEVSSPGVERPLKKETDFVRFNGEKIKVSLKHKLNDNKNFEGIIEDFKDETLFLNIKGEILEIPFKEIKKANIVFDFSDI, from the coding sequence ATGGAAGAAACTCTTTTAAAAATAGAGAAAGTTGTTATTCCAGCTATTGAAAAAAGAGAAGTCGATTTAGTTGACTTAGAATATCTTCAAGAAGGTGGATATTTATATGTACGTATTTTTATAGAGAAACCTGAAGGTGATATTACTCTTGAGGATTGTGGTTCTCTTAGCAACGAAATTGACGAAGCTATTGATGCTTTAATTCCTCACAAATTCTTTTTAGAGGTATCTTCTCCTGGAGTTGAAAGACCTTTAAAAAAAGAAACTGATTTTGTTAGATTCAACGGAGAAAAAATTAAGGTTAGTTTAAAGCACAAGCTTAATGATAACAAAAATTTTGAAGGTATTATTGAAGATTTTAAAGATGAGACACTTTTCTTGAATATAAAAGGTGAAATTCTTGAAATACCTTTTAAAGAGATTAAAAAAGCAAATATTGTCTTTGATTTTAGTGATATTTAA
- the nusA gene encoding transcription termination factor NusA: MKSKDGKIFLEALEQLEKEKGINKESLLEAVEQAMLAAYKKHYGEEENVEVEINRSTGEVKVFEIKTVVTAEDLYDAALEVSVEDAVEAGHKRVKVGDVVKLEVNCEEFRRNAIQNGKQIVIQKVREAERQNIFDKFKVKEHDIITGIIRRIDEKRNIFIEFDGCEAILTTAEQSPADVYRVGERIKVYVAEVEKTNKFPKIVISRKNEGLLKKLFELEIPEIADGVIEIKSVAREAGSRAKVAVYSADENIDTVGACIGQKGLRIRNIVNELNGEKIDIVVWKEDVEEFVSAVLSPAKVISVEVLEEGSTARVLVENSQLSLAIGKNGQNARLAAKLTGMRVDIKTVDSFKAETENNTVVLDEEENA; encoded by the coding sequence ATGAAAAGTAAAGATGGAAAAATCTTTTTAGAAGCTCTTGAGCAGCTTGAAAAAGAAAAAGGAATAAACAAGGAAAGTCTTCTTGAAGCAGTAGAACAAGCTATGTTAGCAGCTTATAAGAAGCATTATGGTGAAGAAGAGAATGTTGAGGTAGAAATCAATAGATCAACAGGAGAGGTTAAGGTTTTTGAAATAAAAACTGTTGTTACTGCTGAAGATTTATATGATGCTGCTCTTGAAGTTTCTGTTGAAGATGCTGTTGAAGCTGGTCACAAAAGAGTTAAAGTTGGAGATGTTGTTAAACTTGAGGTTAACTGTGAAGAGTTCAGAAGAAACGCTATACAAAACGGTAAACAAATTGTTATCCAAAAAGTTAGAGAAGCTGAAAGACAAAATATCTTCGATAAATTCAAAGTTAAAGAGCATGACATTATCACAGGTATTATCAGAAGAATTGATGAAAAAAGAAATATATTCATTGAGTTTGATGGATGTGAAGCTATTTTAACTACTGCTGAGCAATCTCCAGCTGATGTTTATAGAGTTGGAGAAAGAATAAAAGTTTACGTTGCTGAAGTAGAAAAAACAAACAAATTCCCTAAAATAGTGATTTCTAGAAAAAATGAAGGATTACTTAAGAAGTTATTTGAATTAGAAATTCCAGAAATTGCTGATGGTGTTATTGAAATTAAATCAGTTGCTAGAGAAGCTGGATCTAGAGCTAAAGTTGCAGTTTACTCAGCTGATGAAAACATCGACACTGTTGGAGCATGTATCGGACAAAAAGGATTAAGAATTAGAAATATTGTTAATGAATTAAATGGTGAAAAAATTGATATCGTTGTTTGGAAAGAAGATGTTGAAGAGTTTGTATCAGCTGTTCTTAGTCCTGCTAAAGTTATCAGTGTTGAAGTTCTTGAAGAAGGAAGTACTGCTAGAGTTTTAGTTGAAAATTCTCAACTTTCTTTAGCTATCGGTAAAAATGGACAAAATGCAAGACTTGCTGCTAAGTTAACTGGTATGAGAGTAGATATTAAAACTGTTGATTCTTTCAAAGCTGAGACAGAAAATAATACTGTTGTTCTAGACGAGGAAGAAAATGCTTAA
- the glmL gene encoding methylaspartate mutase accessory protein GlmL, translating into MKCYLTIDFGSTYTKLTAIDLVGERILATAKDITTVEDDIMIGFDKAYEKLVKEIEKEVPISQVEFVDKIACSSAAGGLKMVAIGLVPELTAEAAKKAALGAGARVMKTYSYELNSREMEEIKNSPIDIILLAGGTDGGNKECIIHNARLLVEHDIRKPIIVAGNKAASDEIERIFSEAGLDYYMADNVMPKINKLNVEPAREEIRKVFMNKIIEAKGMKKAESFISGILMPTPAAVLKAAEVLSEGTDEEDGIGDLIIVDIGGATTDIHSIGKGDPSKPGVLLKGLEDPVAKRTVEGDLGMRYSAISLLEAAGTRKIRNYLNDVDKKWDVKGHCNYRHDHIKMVPQTKEEILFDEAMAKVATELSMTRHCGVLECIYTPMGTMFNQSGKDLLNAPYIIGTGGVIVHSENPRGILEAGKFNPAEPIYLKPENPKFMVDKTYILSSMGLLAQKEPDLAIKIMKKYLIEV; encoded by the coding sequence ATGAAATGTTATCTAACTATTGACTTTGGTAGTACATATACAAAGTTAACAGCGATAGATTTAGTAGGAGAAAGAATTCTAGCAACTGCTAAAGATATAACAACTGTAGAAGATGATATAATGATTGGTTTTGATAAAGCTTATGAGAAACTTGTAAAAGAAATTGAGAAAGAAGTTCCAATATCACAAGTTGAATTTGTGGACAAAATAGCATGTTCATCAGCAGCTGGTGGATTGAAAATGGTTGCAATCGGATTAGTTCCAGAACTGACAGCTGAAGCAGCGAAAAAAGCAGCTTTAGGAGCAGGGGCAAGAGTTATGAAAACATACTCATACGAATTAAACTCTCGTGAGATGGAAGAGATTAAAAACTCTCCAATAGATATAATTCTTTTAGCTGGTGGAACAGACGGTGGAAACAAAGAGTGTATAATACATAATGCTAGATTATTAGTTGAGCATGATATAAGAAAGCCAATTATTGTAGCAGGAAATAAAGCAGCATCAGACGAAATAGAAAGAATTTTTTCTGAAGCAGGATTAGATTATTATATGGCTGACAACGTTATGCCAAAAATAAATAAACTTAACGTTGAACCAGCTCGTGAAGAAATAAGAAAAGTATTCATGAATAAAATAATAGAAGCAAAAGGAATGAAGAAGGCTGAAAGTTTTATCAGTGGAATATTAATGCCAACTCCAGCAGCGGTATTAAAAGCGGCAGAAGTGCTATCTGAAGGAACAGATGAAGAGGATGGAATAGGAGATTTGATAATAGTTGATATTGGTGGTGCAACTACTGATATTCATTCTATTGGAAAAGGTGATCCGTCTAAACCTGGAGTTCTGTTAAAAGGATTAGAAGATCCTGTTGCAAAAAGAACTGTTGAAGGAGATTTAGGAATGAGATATTCGGCAATCTCTTTATTGGAAGCAGCTGGAACTAGAAAAATAAGAAATTATTTAAATGATGTAGATAAAAAATGGGATGTAAAAGGTCACTGTAACTACAGACATGATCATATAAAAATGGTTCCTCAAACAAAAGAAGAAATTTTGTTTGATGAGGCAATGGCTAAAGTAGCAACAGAGTTATCGATGACTAGACATTGTGGAGTTTTAGAGTGTATATACACTCCTATGGGAACAATGTTTAATCAAAGTGGTAAAGATCTTTTAAATGCACCTTATATAATAGGAACTGGGGGAGTTATCGTTCATAGTGAAAATCCGAGAGGGATTTTAGAAGCAGGAAAATTTAATCCAGCAGAACCGATATATTTAAAACCAGAAAATCCAAAATTTATGGTAGATAAAACATATATTCTATCATCTATGGGATTATTAGCTCAAAAAGAGCCGGATTTAGCGATAAAAATAATGAAAAAATATCTGATTGAAGTATAA
- the infB gene encoding translation initiation factor IF-2: MKIRVHELARKYGFGNKEFLDILNNIGIDVHSHLAGLTDEQAKIATDYFAKKNDDVVSNNVYIEEETMKKNMEFNNVDDFVEENQPAKKNKNKNKNKTTDENSKDEGKSKKRKKGRRADFVVKKAEQGPEIIEEDGMKIIKIRGEITLGDFADRLGIGSSELIKKLFLKGQMLTINSPISFELAEELAVDYDALVEEEEEIELDFGDKFALEITDRPDELVERAPVITIMGHVDHGKTSLLDAIRTTSVASGEAGGITQKIGAYQIDKAGKKITFVDTPGHEAFTDMRARGAQVTDIAILVVAADDGVMPQTIEALSHAKAAHVPIIVAINKIDKPEANPMRVKQELMEHGLVSVEWGGDTEFVEVSAKARMNLDTLLDTILITSEILELKANPKKRAKGIVLESRLDPKVGPIADVLIQEGTLKIGEVIVAGESMGKVRALVNDLGTKVQSATVSQPIEIIGFNDVPSAGDTFYVIQNEQHAKRIVEEMAKERKIAEVSRKSISLETLSQQMDNANIKELNLILRADSRGSVEALRDSLLKLSHEEVLVNIIQAASGAITESDVKLAEASNAIIIGFNVRPTTNALKEADSNGVEIRTSNIIYHITEDIEKALTGMLDPEFKEMYSGRIEIKKVFKVSKVGNVAGCVVVDGKVRKDSNIRILRNGVIVYEGKLNTLKRYKDDAKEVVAGQECGLGIENFNDIKEGDIVEAFDIIEVKRTLK, encoded by the coding sequence ATGAAAATAAGAGTACACGAATTAGCTAGGAAATATGGTTTTGGAAACAAAGAGTTTTTGGATATTTTAAACAATATTGGAATTGATGTACACTCACATCTAGCTGGATTGACTGATGAGCAAGCTAAAATTGCCACAGATTATTTTGCTAAAAAAAATGATGATGTTGTTTCTAACAATGTTTATATAGAGGAGGAAACAATGAAAAAAAACATGGAATTTAATAATGTAGACGATTTTGTAGAGGAGAATCAGCCTGCAAAGAAAAACAAAAATAAAAATAAAAATAAAACTACTGATGAGAACTCTAAAGATGAGGGAAAATCAAAGAAAAGAAAAAAAGGAAGAAGAGCAGATTTCGTTGTAAAGAAAGCTGAACAAGGTCCTGAAATTATTGAAGAAGATGGAATGAAGATTATCAAAATCAGAGGAGAAATTACTTTAGGTGATTTTGCTGATAGACTTGGAATTGGAAGTTCTGAACTTATAAAAAAATTATTCTTAAAAGGTCAAATGTTAACTATCAATAGTCCAATTTCTTTTGAGTTAGCTGAAGAATTAGCTGTTGATTATGATGCTTTAGTTGAGGAAGAGGAAGAAATTGAATTAGATTTCGGAGATAAATTTGCTCTTGAAATCACAGATAGACCAGATGAGCTTGTTGAGAGAGCTCCAGTTATTACAATCATGGGACACGTTGACCATGGAAAAACATCTTTACTAGATGCTATTAGAACAACATCTGTTGCTTCTGGAGAAGCTGGTGGAATTACACAAAAAATTGGAGCTTACCAAATTGATAAAGCTGGCAAAAAAATAACTTTTGTTGATACTCCAGGACACGAGGCGTTTACTGATATGAGAGCTAGAGGTGCTCAAGTTACTGACATCGCAATTCTTGTTGTTGCTGCTGATGATGGTGTTATGCCTCAAACAATAGAAGCTTTATCTCATGCTAAAGCTGCTCATGTACCAATTATTGTTGCTATTAATAAAATTGATAAACCAGAAGCTAATCCTATGAGAGTAAAGCAAGAATTAATGGAGCATGGATTAGTTTCAGTTGAATGGGGAGGAGATACTGAGTTTGTTGAAGTATCTGCTAAAGCTAGAATGAATTTAGATACTCTTTTAGATACAATCTTAATTACTTCTGAGATTTTAGAATTAAAAGCTAACCCTAAGAAAAGAGCTAAAGGTATTGTTTTAGAATCTAGACTAGATCCTAAAGTTGGACCTATTGCTGACGTTTTAATTCAAGAGGGAACTTTAAAAATTGGAGAGGTTATCGTTGCTGGAGAATCTATGGGTAAAGTTAGAGCTCTTGTTAATGATCTAGGAACTAAAGTTCAATCTGCTACAGTTTCTCAACCAATTGAAATTATTGGATTTAACGATGTTCCATCTGCTGGAGATACATTCTATGTTATCCAAAATGAGCAACATGCTAAGAGAATTGTTGAAGAAATGGCAAAAGAAAGAAAAATTGCTGAGGTTAGTAGAAAATCTATCTCTCTTGAAACTCTATCTCAACAAATGGATAACGCTAACATAAAAGAATTAAACTTAATTTTAAGAGCAGATTCTAGAGGATCAGTTGAAGCTTTAAGAGATTCATTATTAAAGCTTTCTCATGAGGAAGTTTTAGTTAACATTATTCAAGCTGCATCTGGAGCTATCACAGAGAGTGACGTTAAACTTGCTGAAGCATCAAATGCAATTATAATTGGATTTAATGTTAGACCAACTACAAACGCTTTAAAAGAAGCAGATTCTAACGGTGTTGAAATTAGAACTTCTAATATCATTTATCATATCACAGAAGATATCGAAAAAGCTCTAACAGGTATGCTTGATCCTGAGTTTAAAGAGATGTACTCTGGAAGAATTGAAATTAAAAAAGTGTTTAAAGTTTCTAAAGTTGGAAATGTTGCTGGATGTGTTGTTGTTGATGGTAAAGTTAGAAAAGATTCAAACATCAGAATATTAAGAAATGGTGTTATTGTTTATGAAGGAAAATTAAATACACTTAAGAGATATAAAGACGATGCTAAAGAAGTTGTTGCTGGTCAAGAGTGTGGTTTAGGAATAGAGAACTTTAACGATATCAAAGAAGGAGATATTGTTGAGGCATTTGATATTATTGAAGTTAAAAGAACTTTAAAGTAA
- a CDS encoding DUF448 domain-containing protein: MLNHTPERTCVVCREKKNKSELFRIAKISESNYSFDEKQKLQARAIYVCKTHECIKRISKNKKYSLKIEDLLTMVNLLKKQSKDYLNILKAMKNSEHLTFGINMVMEDIQHIHFLIIAEDISEKNDKKIIAKAKEFNIPYAHFGDKAQLGDIFNKDEINVIAIKNKKVARGLID; the protein is encoded by the coding sequence ATGCTTAATCATACACCTGAGAGAACTTGTGTAGTTTGTAGAGAAAAAAAGAATAAAAGCGAACTTTTTAGAATCGCAAAAATTAGTGAAAGCAACTATTCATTTGATGAAAAGCAAAAACTTCAAGCTAGAGCAATCTATGTTTGTAAAACTCATGAATGTATTAAAAGAATTTCAAAAAATAAAAAATATAGCCTAAAAATAGAAGATTTACTTACTATGGTGAATCTTCTTAAGAAACAATCTAAAGATTACTTAAATATTTTAAAGGCAATGAAAAACTCTGAACATCTAACTTTCGGTATCAATATGGTTATGGAAGATATTCAACATATCCATTTCCTAATAATCGCTGAGGATATTAGTGAAAAAAATGATAAAAAAATAATTGCAAAAGCTAAGGAATTTAATATTCCTTATGCACACTTTGGGGATAAAGCACAACTTGGTGATATATTTAATAAAGATGAAATCAACGTGATTGCTATAAAAAATAAAAAAGTTGCAAGGGGATTGATAGATTAG
- the recJ gene encoding single-stranded-DNA-specific exonuclease RecJ, with protein sequence MHWEYKAVSENLIETKASQWNVSKFLATLLLKKGFLEKDEVDNFLNPSINKFRNPFDFEMMDSVVEKIVSAKNNKEKLFVYGDYDVDGITAAIFLVLAFREIGIDIDYYIPNRMDEGYGLDKKTIDYIHKNSGKLVITVDTGINSYEDVEYAHTLGIEVIVTDHHKSVKDEEEDNILFINPKLSDNYKFKFLAGAGVALKVAQGVYSYLNEDFSKLYQFMDVIMIGTVADVVPMFDENRIIISKGLETLKNTKIKGLVYLMKYLKLYNKDISTTDISYFVSPLINSLGRLGNSKLGADFFMKTDDFEIYNIIEEMKKANKQRRELERMIFDEANKMIQQKDNPSDLKYIFVASERWHPGVIGVVASRLSVKYNLPVAMISLKDGIAKASCRSIPGVNIFNILKLIENKLIRFGGHDLAAGFIADEKNLPEIELLFQREIRVHEHNINQPKFLEIDLELPVDKINKNHINDIKKLGPFGLENKHPYFLDRGVKIIDTKFFGIENRHFNGFLLKNGKSYPLVAFDLSSKLHKNNKDMLYDIIYYPEKIINKGEEFYQFRLKDLKSHKI encoded by the coding sequence ATGCACTGGGAATATAAAGCAGTATCTGAAAATCTTATTGAAACTAAGGCTAGTCAATGGAATGTTTCTAAATTTTTAGCTACTTTACTTTTAAAAAAAGGTTTTTTAGAAAAAGATGAAGTAGATAATTTTCTTAATCCATCTATAAATAAATTTAGAAATCCTTTTGATTTCGAAATGATGGATAGCGTTGTAGAAAAAATAGTTTCAGCTAAAAATAATAAAGAAAAATTATTTGTTTACGGGGACTATGATGTCGATGGAATAACCGCAGCCATCTTCCTTGTATTAGCTTTTAGAGAGATTGGAATTGATATTGATTACTATATTCCTAATAGAATGGATGAAGGATATGGTCTTGATAAAAAGACTATCGACTATATTCATAAAAATTCTGGAAAACTAGTAATTACTGTAGATACAGGAATTAATTCCTATGAGGATGTTGAGTATGCTCATACCCTTGGAATTGAAGTAATTGTTACTGATCATCATAAAAGTGTAAAAGATGAAGAAGAGGATAATATCCTCTTCATTAATCCTAAACTTAGTGATAATTATAAATTTAAATTCTTAGCCGGGGCTGGAGTAGCTTTAAAAGTTGCTCAAGGTGTTTACTCTTACTTAAATGAAGATTTCTCTAAATTATATCAGTTCATGGACGTTATTATGATTGGAACAGTTGCTGATGTTGTTCCTATGTTTGACGAAAATCGAATTATTATAAGTAAAGGTTTAGAAACTCTTAAGAACACTAAAATTAAGGGTTTAGTTTATTTAATGAAGTATTTAAAACTTTATAATAAAGATATTAGTACAACAGATATCAGTTATTTTGTTTCTCCTTTAATAAATTCTTTAGGAAGACTTGGAAATTCTAAATTAGGTGCTGATTTTTTTATGAAAACAGATGATTTTGAAATTTACAATATTATTGAAGAGATGAAAAAAGCCAATAAGCAAAGAAGAGAACTTGAAAGAATGATATTTGATGAAGCAAATAAAATGATTCAACAAAAAGATAATCCTAGTGATTTAAAATATATTTTTGTTGCATCTGAGCGATGGCATCCTGGAGTAATTGGTGTGGTTGCTTCTAGATTAAGTGTAAAATATAATTTACCTGTTGCTATGATCTCTTTAAAAGATGGTATTGCTAAAGCTTCATGTAGAAGTATTCCTGGTGTAAATATTTTCAATATTTTAAAGCTTATTGAAAATAAATTAATACGTTTTGGTGGCCATGATTTGGCTGCTGGATTTATAGCTGATGAAAAAAATCTTCCTGAAATAGAACTTCTATTTCAAAGAGAAATTAGAGTTCATGAGCATAACATAAATCAGCCTAAATTTTTAGAAATCGATCTGGAATTACCTGTCGACAAAATAAATAAAAATCATATTAATGATATTAAAAAATTAGGTCCTTTTGGCCTTGAAAACAAACATCCCTATTTTCTTGATAGAGGAGTTAAAATTATAGATACAAAATTTTTTGGCATTGAAAATAGACATTTTAATGGATTTTTATTAAAAAATGGAAAATCTTATCCTCTTGTAGCTTTTGATTTAAGTTCAAAGTTACACAAAAATAATAAGGATATGCTTTATGATATAATATACTATCCTGAAAAAATTATTAATAAAGGGGAAGAATTTTATCAATTTCGTTTAAAAGATCTTAAATCTCATAAGATTTGA
- the rbfA gene encoding 30S ribosome-binding factor RbfA: MNKKRLAAIEKEVSRVVSKCLFEEVKNPKLKKAMVSITSVRVTEDLKFADLFFSIMPIAGQTVNKNEVLEGLNEIKGFLRKRVSEELALRYTPEMRIKLDDTIEHAIKISQLLDSLKG; encoded by the coding sequence ATGAATAAAAAAAGATTAGCTGCAATAGAAAAAGAGGTTTCTAGAGTTGTTTCTAAATGTCTTTTCGAAGAGGTTAAAAATCCAAAATTAAAAAAAGCTATGGTTTCTATTACTAGTGTTAGAGTTACTGAAGATTTAAAATTTGCTGATTTATTCTTTAGCATTATGCCAATAGCTGGACAAACTGTTAATAAAAATGAAGTTTTAGAAGGATTAAATGAAATTAAAGGTTTTCTTAGAAAAAGAGTATCTGAAGAACTAGCCTTAAGATATACTCCTGAAATGAGAATTAAACTGGATGATACTATAGAACACGCTATTAAAATCTCCCAGTTACTTGATAGCTTAAAAGGATAA
- a CDS encoding methylaspartate mutase subunit E produces MNLKFKKWTDEEFFKVREEVLKQWPTGADVNLEEAVAYHKALPEHKNFAKKLIDAKAKNITLAQPRAGVALIEQHIELLNFLDKEGGADLLPSTIDSYTRQNKYENCEKGIEESKKAGRSLLNGFPGVNHGVKGCREVVEAVNLPLQLRHGTPDARLLSEIMLAAGYTSNEGGGISYNIPYAKSVSLEQTIRDWQYCDRLVGWYEEQGVSINREPFGPLTGTLVPPSISNAVQIIECLLAAEQGVKNITLGYGQCGNLVQDVAAVRSMMEQAEEYCKEFGYENMQLTSVFHQWMGGFPEDEAKAFGVISNGASAAALAGATKVIVKTPHEAIGVPTKEANAMGIRATKMVLNLLRGQNLPNSEEVQFEKDMIKREVKQIIDKVLELGNGDLAVGTVKAFEQGVLDIPFAPSKYNAGKMLPARDNNGMIRYLNAGNLPLSEDIKAFHTAKLQERADFEGREISFQMTVDDIFAVGKGTLIGRPATK; encoded by the coding sequence ATGAATTTAAAATTTAAAAAATGGACTGATGAAGAGTTCTTTAAAGTAAGAGAAGAGGTTTTAAAGCAGTGGCCAACAGGGGCGGATGTAAATTTAGAGGAAGCTGTAGCTTATCATAAAGCTTTACCTGAGCACAAAAACTTCGCTAAAAAATTAATAGATGCAAAAGCAAAAAATATAACTTTAGCTCAACCAAGAGCAGGAGTTGCTTTAATTGAGCAACATATTGAGTTATTAAATTTCTTAGATAAAGAGGGTGGAGCTGATTTATTACCATCTACAATAGATTCTTACACAAGACAAAATAAATATGAGAACTGTGAAAAAGGAATTGAAGAGTCTAAAAAAGCAGGAAGATCATTATTAAATGGATTCCCAGGTGTAAACCATGGAGTTAAAGGTTGTAGAGAAGTTGTAGAAGCAGTAAACTTACCTTTACAATTAAGACACGGAACTCCAGATGCTAGATTATTATCAGAGATAATGTTAGCTGCTGGGTACACATCAAACGAGGGTGGAGGAATATCTTATAACATTCCTTACGCAAAATCAGTAAGTTTAGAGCAAACAATAAGAGATTGGCAATATTGTGATAGATTAGTTGGATGGTACGAAGAGCAAGGAGTTTCTATCAATAGAGAACCATTTGGACCATTAACAGGAACATTAGTTCCACCATCAATCTCAAATGCTGTTCAAATCATTGAGTGTTTACTAGCTGCTGAGCAAGGAGTTAAAAATATCACTTTAGGATATGGACAATGTGGAAACTTAGTACAAGACGTTGCTGCAGTAAGATCTATGATGGAGCAAGCTGAAGAGTACTGTAAAGAGTTTGGTTATGAAAATATGCAATTAACTTCTGTATTCCACCAGTGGATGGGAGGATTCCCTGAAGATGAAGCTAAAGCCTTTGGAGTTATTTCAAATGGAGCATCAGCAGCAGCATTAGCAGGAGCAACAAAAGTTATCGTAAAAACACCTCACGAGGCTATTGGAGTACCAACAAAAGAAGCTAACGCAATGGGAATCAGAGCAACAAAAATGGTATTAAACTTATTAAGAGGACAAAATTTACCAAACTCTGAAGAAGTTCAATTTGAAAAAGATATGATAAAAAGAGAAGTTAAGCAAATTATTGATAAAGTACTTGAGTTAGGAAATGGAGATTTAGCAGTAGGAACTGTTAAAGCATTCGAGCAGGGAGTTTTAGATATTCCGTTTGCACCATCAAAGTATAATGCAGGAAAAATGTTACCAGCAAGAGATAATAATGGAATGATCAGATATTTAAATGCAGGAAACTTACCTTTATCAGAGGATATAAAAGCTTTCCATACTGCTAAATTACAAGAAAGAGCAGATTTTGAAGGAAGAGAAATAAGTTTCCAAATGACAGTAGATGATATATTTGCTGTAGGAAAAGGAACATTAATTGGAAGACCAGCAACAAAATAA
- the glmS gene encoding methylaspartate mutase subunit S, giving the protein MKNGKKVVIGVIGSDCHAVGNKIIHHVLESNGFEVINIGVLSPQIDFINAAVETKADAIIVSSLYGHGELDCQGMREKCEEAGLKDILLYVGGNIVVGKQEWSDVESRFKAMGFNRVYRPGTPIELTTEDLKSDLGI; this is encoded by the coding sequence ATGAAAAATGGAAAGAAAGTAGTAATTGGTGTAATTGGTTCTGACTGTCATGCAGTAGGAAATAAAATTATACACCATGTATTAGAGAGCAACGGATTTGAAGTAATCAATATAGGAGTTTTATCTCCACAAATTGATTTCATTAATGCTGCAGTAGAAACAAAGGCTGATGCAATAATCGTATCATCTTTATATGGACATGGGGAATTAGACTGTCAAGGAATGAGAGAGAAGTGTGAAGAAGCTGGATTAAAAGATATCTTACTTTATGTTGGAGGAAACATTGTTGTTGGAAAACAAGAGTGGTCAGATGTAGAATCTAGATTTAAAGCTATGGGATTCAATAGAGTTTACAGACCAGGAACTCCAATTGAACTAACAACAGAAGATTTAAAATCAGATTTAGGAATTTAA